The sequence CCGAAAGCCTATAAAATAAAAGTTGGCGTAAACCTTGCGGCTCACACCAACTTTTCCGTACACATTTTTAGTAAAAAACGATTAGCGCAAACGGTCTGCCGAACGCACCAATTCGTCATCGCGACGAATGAAACGACGTGCCACCAAGTTGAGCAACATGGCCACCAACGGAATGTAAACCGCCATGCCGTAGCTTCCCAAACGTTGCGGTTCGAAAAGCAATTCGGCTTCTTTGGTCGTGAACAAAGCCGCAGCCAAAGCCGCCGTCATGAGCAAGGAATTAACCGCACAAACCATCATTTGTTGTTTGCGATTCTTGTACAAAAAGATAGTAGCGATGGCCAAAAGTGCCGACACGAGATAGAGTGCGGCAATGTACCACACGTTTTTTTCTAATAAAATTTGAGGGTTGCCCGACGCCACTACCGTCTGATGGCGAAGCACAAAAGCCGAAACCGTCGCTTCTTGTGTAGTGCTGCCTTTCGTCCAGACATCAAAGCCCACAGCCGCACCCATACAAAGAGCCACGCCCAAAAGCAACAGAGATTGTATTCTTTGAATCATTGTTTTGGTATAAAGAAAATAATTATTGCGGCGCAAAAGTAGTGAATTGCCCGTAAGAGCTAAAACAAAAAGTGCAAATTAACGCGGCAAGATTATTTTCCCCCAAAACAAAAAGCCCCAAGATTTAAGGCTCAGGGCTTTTTGTTATTAATTGACATAGATATTTTAAACACTTCCATTGATAAGATTTTGTTGCTCATCGTCATTAGTATCGTCGATGGAAATAAATTCAAAGGGCAGTTGTAAAATTTCGCTAAAATCTATACCAGCCTGTTTAATATCTTCATCATCAGCGGCATAGCACCAAATAATTTTTAATTTATTCGTTTCGGAACAAACTGCTGACAACTTAGCCATTATCTCGTACACACACTTAGCAGAAGCCGTATTAAAATATTTAAAATAAATTTTTATCTCGGTTTGCACCTGTGGATTTGCTTTGTACTGGTCTATCCAAGCAAAAAGCGGACGATAAAAAGCCACGGCATCTTCGCTATACGAGCAGCCCGAAATACTAAGCATACCTGCCTCCTCGCCAAAATTAACGTGTGGTGTACAATACGTAGGTTCTATTTGTAGCAATTCCATAATTTAAAAAACTTTATAACCGAAACGTAGGGATTTATACCTTAAAAATCAAATTTTAGGCCAAATTAAATAGATTACACACCAAAAAAACAAACAACAACGCAATAAGTCATTTTTATATCAACTTTTCTTTTAGGAATTGAGCTGTAATGTTGGTATCAGCCACCGCAGCCATTTGTTCGGGCGTTCCCTCAAAGCAAAGTTGGCCGCCTTTGTCGCCACCATCTGGCCCCAAATCAATAATCCAGTCCGCACACTTAATTACTTCCGTGTTATGCTCGATTACCAACACCGAATTGCCGTTTTCTACCAACGCATTCATGGCTTTGAGCAATTTACTAATATCGTGGAAATGTAAACCCGTAGTCGGTTCG is a genomic window of Flexibacter flexilis DSM 6793 containing:
- a CDS encoding DUF1987 domain-containing protein, translated to MELLQIEPTYCTPHVNFGEEAGMLSISGCSYSEDAVAFYRPLFAWIDQYKANPQVQTEIKIYFKYFNTASAKCVYEIMAKLSAVCSETNKLKIIWCYAADDEDIKQAGIDFSEILQLPFEFISIDDTNDDEQQNLINGSV
- a CDS encoding DUF4293 domain-containing protein, with product MIQRIQSLLLLGVALCMGAAVGFDVWTKGSTTQEATVSAFVLRHQTVVASGNPQILLEKNVWYIAALYLVSALLAIATIFLYKNRKQQMMVCAVNSLLMTAALAAALFTTKEAELLFEPQRLGSYGMAVYIPLVAMLLNLVARRFIRRDDELVRSADRLR